GAAGCCAACGTTTGATTCCAATTAACCCAATGCATTTTTTTAAAATTGTCATCGCTACCCCAAAAAAACCCGGCACGCAAAGCTTCCAACTTATCAATAATACCTTCCGGACATTTAAATAAAGAGAGATAATACACACCCAAACTTCCTAAGACCGATTTTAGTAAGGTTAGCCTACCCCCGAAAGAAAGTAACCTCACCTTCCAGCCCGAAAGTTTTTTAATAAAACGATCTTCTAACGACTTCCAATTCGATAACGTGTTCATGTTCACCCCAAAAGGAAGACCCAAATAAATAAATGGAAACGAACCTTTCGAACATCCTACTTGTTGAATCGCCAAATTCAAATTCAACTCATCAACTCCAATACCATACAAATTCGATTTTTCTAAGTTTAATTTCAACCCCGAAATAATAAAGAAATCATTTAGAGTGGTGATACAGTTAGTAAGACTTTCCGTATCCCAATCCGAAACAATAATCGCATCATCCGCATAAAAAAGGTGAGAAATTTTTACATTGCCAATTGCACCCCTTTTATCAACTCCGCCTCTACTTTACTTTTCAAACAAACATGTAACCCTTccataataataagaaataaaaaCGGACTTATCGGGTCACCTTGACGAAGTCCCCGGTGTAACTGAAATTCCCCCGTGGGGCTACCGTTCACTAGAATAGAAGTTCTAGCATTGAATAAACACATACGAATCCAATCCCTCCAATTCGGGCCAAAACCCATCGCCTCAAATAAATAATCCAAATAATCCCACTTAATCGTATCATAAGCCTTCTCAAAAttgattttaaaaatcattaagctTTTCTTTTTCAGTTTATACCAACTAATCAGTTCACTTATGATTAAAGGACCATCCAAAATCTGTCTTCCTTTAATGAATGCCGATTGTTCTTTCGACACAAGATTACCAATAACAAGAGATAACCGGGAGGCTAAAATTTTAGTTATAATCTTGTATTGAATTCCAATTAACGAAATCGGTCTAAAGTCTTTAATACACATAGGATTATTAAGTTTCGGAATTAAGGTAATAAAAGCTGATAACGACCCTTTCGGAAAAACCTTATTAACAAACGCGTACCTTATAGATGATATTAAATCTTCTTTCAGATCCGGCCAGAATTTTTTAATAAACAAGAAGGTAAAACCATCGGGGCCAGGGGATTTATCATTACCACACTCCCAAACCGCGTTTCGAACCTCATCTTCTGTAACCATCGAATCCATTTGAGCAGCCTCGGTCGCTGTTAGCTTCGAAAATTCATCATGCATCTGAGCAGGGGTGTCTTCAGTGCATGTGCGAAGTGTGCAGCCGCACAGGGCCTCAAATTTTTAAGGGGCCCAAAATTTGTAAAATCAATGTAATAATTCATTTATTCGTGCATCGTAACGTAATATCTTACTTGCGGTCTATCATCTAACAAGAAAGACTTAATAGATtgacttttataggttttaaaaacAATATAATGGGAGTATTGACTATAAAGAGTTGACCAATTACTTCGTTACAAAAAATGTTAGGGGTACGGTTTTATATAAACAATAGTATAACTATAACGAGTTGACAACTATTTGAGAATAACACTTTGCAACGGTTGTTTTGAAAATTTTTAATTCTATTGATTACGCTAtcatagtattatatattatacgtATTGAAAAATTAACATTCATAGGGGCCCTTTTTAATTTTCGAACAGGGCCTCCGAAATTAGCGAGACGGCCCTGCATCTGAGGGGTCGTAACAACGGAGCTGGACGAGCAAATTTGCAGCCGTACCACTCCTTAAATGCATTTTTAACAATTCCCCGCTCCGTTACCCATACACCGTTTAAAGAAATACCTTGAATCGTTTGTTTATTTCTACGGTTTTTGAGCATACCATGAAAGAATTTAGAGTTTTCATCTCCTTCAACATTCCACTTTATTTTGGCTTTTTGAACAATATCTTGAGCCCCTAACCTTTGTATTTCGTTCCTTTCTTGtaataaaacaagtctagcttgtcgATCCACCTCACGCACAGGATTCTCATCCATTCTCTTCTCAATAACCTCAATCTCCTCGTGAATAGCCCTCACCCCTGATTTTAATTCCACCCGTTTCGTTTTGACCCAGTTCTTAATACTAACTTTAAGAAACTTGAGTTTATCATTGAAAGCCACTGGAGATTTGTAACCATCCGCTAAAAAACATTCTTTCACAAATTCATTGAAACCGGGATAATTGATCCATGAATGAAAAAACTTGAATGGTTGCAGGCCATAATCAAGTTTCTTATCATGTAACAATAAAGGGACGTGATCCGAAAAACCTCTTTCAAGCGAAACTAATTTATGATCAGAGATACCCAAAAATACATTTATTATCTAATTCTCATGGCTTTTGACAACCCTTTTCTGCCTTCCATTAAACCTTACTCCACCCATGTAAAATTGTCCGATATTGGCAAGTAACAACAATTAAAAGTTGTCACACCTTAAAAAAGAAAACTAAAAAATATCTCCATTTAAAGACTTATTTGACTAACATAAAGATAGAACTTGGGATATAATCGTGATGGGAAAACACCAATTGTTTATATATACAAGAGTCCAAAACTTGAATCCCTAACAGAATATTTTGTGACAGTTACTTATACATATGAATCAAATAAACGCAATTGTTATTTTCGATATGTAGATTCATTCAAGAGATGATAGGTTTGTCTTGGGGTTTAGATAATTCGGGCACAATCTCCTGAGTCGCATATTACAACTGTATCTTGGTTAAGATGGCTAGCCAGGTCAGGTTGAACCTTAAGATACTCATTATTAACATAAGAAGCAGCTTTTTCTGCATACTCGGCGTTCACAAATGCTACACAGCACCCTCGGAACCCTGCACCACTGAACCGGGCTCCATAGACCCCGGGAGCCTTTACAAGGATATTGTATAGTTGGATTAATGGTTCACAACCTGAAGCACCATATcaagaaaaaaacaaaaattctGCTTAGAGGTGACAATATgggttgggtaatgggtcaaactggcatgtaattgtatatatatagaataaaagaagtACCACATTCATAGTTTTGAATTGAACTTAAACCAGAGGCAGAGATAAGCTTTCCAAATTCTTCAAAATTGCCACAACCCCAAGCCTCTAGTCCTAAAATCAAACAAACCATACTacttcataaaaaaataaaaataaaaatagttgACGGATCGTAGCATTTAAAAGAATACTGAagatatatcataaaacataaacaAAATCATAGTTTATTAACAACAGAAAACAATTATCTTATCCTTGTATTGCTCATAATAATCAAGTCTTTTTACGATATATTGACCTAATAATCGTATAAGTGCTCATCTGAAATACGCATGTAAAGAAGCCACATTACGGAAAGAGTAAAACCTTTAATGACCCGCATATTCTCAGAGAAGTAGTGTTCTGCTCTTTTAGCTAGATCTGGTTCTAATTTGGACTGCGTAACAGAATGTCATAATGGTTAAGTAATGCATTAATGctagtaattttttattttttaaagaaaATTAAGGAGATTAAGGGGGAAAAATAGAACCTTATGAGCCTCATATTCTTCTAGTTTAACTGTAAGAAAATTCATAGACAAAAGATGTAAGTTTAGAAGTAATACGGAGTAACAAAGAAACAGCAGGAAATAAAAAATACTACAATTCTAACCGTTACACAAGATCGGCTCAACGTCTTTTCCGGAGGCCCTATAGATAGTACAAACAATAATATGTAACACAAGAAGTAGCAATTCCAACCCATTTACTTACAAATAGATATCAGGTCAATCAAGTAAGATCATCAAGTTTAGTTGTATAGAAAATTAGTAAAAATGGGTTAATCATATCAAAAGTCACCCACAGTATACTGTATATTAGAGCAATAGGAGTAGTGAGTTCCGCCCAAAGTTCCATCAAATTTCCACATTGGGAACCTCGAAAATCAAAGTTCCTCTACTACCCACCCATGTTCCATGCCCAAAGTCTCAAATGGGACGTTAAACCTTGTTCTTTTCTTTTTTATTATTTCCATTATATTTTTCTATGGGTCCACATATACTCCTGAACACTGAACCTGAACAGTGAACCGCTCCTTCACTTTTTACCTTCAAAGTTCCTGAATAATACTAAATTGTAACACCGAGTTTGACGCGCCACAACTCCCTGTGCTCTTCAGAGTACTTTTTACACACTTAGATTTTAAAGATGAGTAGTTTTAAGTCCACCCAACCCGACCCATACAAAAATACCCATGACCTGACCTGACCCGACTCACCCGCACTGCCAATCTAATAAAAGGCAAGGATTCTTACGTTAGAAGAATCTTTGCAGCATCTCGACACTCAGTAACCCTCCGATTATATCCCAGGTTAGTTGTCAAAGCCTGTTTCAGACCCGAAAATGCAAGTAGTATCTTGTAGGCTTTTTTTGTATCATCGTTTTTCTCCATTTCAACCTTAGGTGGGTGTATAAGCTTGTGTAATTTGGTCTGCACAACATACGCCTTGTTTAGTATGAAATACCACAACCATATGATCGTTAATAAACTTTTCTTAAAGTTAAAATGGTTCTAGTAATACCT
This genomic window from Rutidosis leptorrhynchoides isolate AG116_Rl617_1_P2 chromosome 2, CSIRO_AGI_Rlap_v1, whole genome shotgun sequence contains:
- the LOC139887774 gene encoding uncharacterized protein; its protein translation is MVSLERGFSDHVPLLLHDKKLDYGLQPFKFFHSWINYPGFNEFVKECFLADGYKSPVAFNDKLKFLKVSIKNWVKTKRVELKSGVRAIHEEIEVIEKRMDENPVREVDRQARLVLLQERNEIQRLGAQDIVQKAKIKWNVEGDENSKFFHGMLKNRRNKQTIQGISLNGVWVTERGIVKNAFKEWYGCKFARPAPLLRPLRCRAVSLISEALFEN
- the LOC139890706 gene encoding galacturonokinase isoform X2, with protein sequence MGVLSWPSDSEGGVVSAMTIDKGIILGFVPSNDSQVLLRSGQFSGEVRFRVDQVQLLKNDAKSNGKIQQNDSLSEECKWGCYAKGALYALQRRGNHLKQGITGFICGTKGLDSSGLSSSAAVGIAYLLALESANNLTVSPTENIEYDRLIENEYLGLKNGILDQSAILLSSYGCLTFMDCKTKLHKLIHPPKVEMEKNDDTKKAYKILLAFSGLKQALTTNLGYNRRVTECRDAAKILLTASGKDVEPILCNVKLEEYEAHKSKLEPDLAKRAEHYFSENMRVIKGLEAWGCGNFEEFGKLISASGLSSIQNYECGCEPLIQLYNILVKAPGVYGARFSGAGFRGCCVAFVNAEYAEKAASYVNNEYLKVQPDLASHLNQDTVVICDSGDCARII